A part of Vanessa tameamea isolate UH-Manoa-2023 chromosome 20, ilVanTame1 primary haplotype, whole genome shotgun sequence genomic DNA contains:
- the LOC113401659 gene encoding uncharacterized protein LOC113401659 isoform X1, protein MEDWESDTIVEQWIRENDDTFMSIPTIESSPHLLISKVRKHYMEYLIKLLSVNYENNQKLQNKNIYLPSAIWRCAKMIEMSAAQASMVVQLYRKSITNVVKDLKKNTNDGLLYKMLNDFLHQAPENEKKTQVTLGMTKDCNCKCSCNQRNIKKILDSPKNVYGIKSKYIPLKNQINKMSISVDQNFMPTPDNLISQIKTETLIDMKSDTSLPEISEKIKMEMQNSDELMQQLEKLFQEDPNDDDLFDGALCEANHSKAIEKNKLISHTESIPEIDKSIQNISISQELETKKPKKKGLDERLELLSGVLVNNMHYPTQDPGSNQSRKSRTSKWLCEEYFQKVKLFELLDQIRDCDRNKLMRIKEMLIELFGEDSDDEGVVSPLEESTEFIVSCKERIAPWVVQILTPYYVKGRIRGKTLFKSLAKHLIKLIYQCSKYPYEYEVQSFVNDFLNSHKMIRCEADFKQFKIENV, encoded by the exons ATGGAAGATTGGGAATCAGACACCATTGTAGAACAATGGATACGAGAAAATGATGACACATTTATGTCAATACCGACTATAGAATCCAGCCCTCATCTCCTCATATCGAAA GTTCGTAAACATTATATGGAATATCTAATCAAGTTACTATCTGTGAACTATGAAAATAACCagaaattgcaaaataaaaacatatatctaCCCAGTGCTATTTGGAGATGCGCTAAAATGATTGAAATGTCTGCCGCTCAAGCTTCGATGGTTGTTCAACTCTATAGAAAAAGTATTACAAATGTT gtaaaagatttaaaaaagaatacaaatgatggtttactatataaaatgttgaatGATTTTCTTCATCAAGCACctgaaaatgaaaagaaaacacAGGTAACTCTTGGCATGACAAAGGattgtaattgtaaatgttCATGTAACCAAAGAAACATAAAGAAAATCTTAGATTCGCCAAAAAATGTGTAtggtattaaaagtaaatatattcctttaaaaaatcaaatcaataaaatgtctataagtGTTGATCAAAATTTTATGCCAACCcctgataatttaatatcacaaattaAAACAGAAACATTAATTGATATGAAAAGTGATACATCTCTACCAGAaataagtgaaaaaataaaaatggaaatgcAAAATTCAGATGAATTAATGCAACAACTTGAAAAACTATTTCAAGAAGATCcaaatgatgatgatttatttGATGGAGCCCTTTGTGAAGCAAATCATTCAAAAgccatagaaaaaaataaactgatatCTCATACAGAAAGCATACCAGAAATAGATAAAAGCATACAGAATATATCAATTTCACAAGAGTTAGAAACCAAGAAACCAAAGAAAAAGGGCTTGGATGAACGACTGGAATTATTGAGTGGAGTGTTGGTAAATAATATGCACTACCCTACTCAAGATCCTGGAAGTAATCAAAGTAGAAAAAGTCGGACAAGCAAATGGTTATGTGAAGAATACTTCCAGAAGGTCAAACTTTTTGAATTACTTGATCAAATTAGAGATTGTGACCGAAATAAACTTATGCGT ATTAAAGAAATGCTAATAGAACTCTTTGGTGAAGACAGTGATGATGAAGGTGTAGTATCACCTCTAGAAGAGAGTACAGAGTTTATTGTAAGCTGTAAAGAAAGAATAGCACCTTGGGTTGTTCAAATATTAACACCATATTATGTCAAGGGTAGGATTAGaggaaaaacattatttaagtcACTGGCCAAGCACTTAATAAAGCTCATATACCAGTGCAGTAAATATCCAT atgAATATGAAGTACAAAGTTTTGTTAATGACTTTCTTAATAGCCATAAGATGATCCGTTGTGAAGCTGACtttaaacagtttaaaatagaaaatgtttaa
- the LOC113401659 gene encoding uncharacterized protein LOC113401659 isoform X2 codes for MEDWESDTIVEQWIRENDDTFMSIPTIESSPHLLISKVRKHYMEYLIKLLSVNYENNQKLQNKNIYLPSAIWRCAKMIEMSAAQASMVVQLYRKSITNVVKDLKKNTNDGLLYKMLNDFLHQAPENEKKTQVTLGMTKDCNCKCSCNQRNIKKILDSPKNVYGIKSKYIPLKNQINKMSISVDQNFMPTPDNLISQIKTETLIDMKSDTSLPEISEKIKMEMQNSDELMQQLEKLFQEDPNDDDLFDGALCEANHSKAIEKNKLISHTESIPEIDKSIQNISISQELETKKPKKKGLDERLELLSGVLVNNMHYPTQDPGSNQSRKSRTSKWLCEEYFQKVKLFELLDQIRDCDRNKLMRMNMKYKVLLMTFLIAIR; via the exons ATGGAAGATTGGGAATCAGACACCATTGTAGAACAATGGATACGAGAAAATGATGACACATTTATGTCAATACCGACTATAGAATCCAGCCCTCATCTCCTCATATCGAAA GTTCGTAAACATTATATGGAATATCTAATCAAGTTACTATCTGTGAACTATGAAAATAACCagaaattgcaaaataaaaacatatatctaCCCAGTGCTATTTGGAGATGCGCTAAAATGATTGAAATGTCTGCCGCTCAAGCTTCGATGGTTGTTCAACTCTATAGAAAAAGTATTACAAATGTT gtaaaagatttaaaaaagaatacaaatgatggtttactatataaaatgttgaatGATTTTCTTCATCAAGCACctgaaaatgaaaagaaaacacAGGTAACTCTTGGCATGACAAAGGattgtaattgtaaatgttCATGTAACCAAAGAAACATAAAGAAAATCTTAGATTCGCCAAAAAATGTGTAtggtattaaaagtaaatatattcctttaaaaaatcaaatcaataaaatgtctataagtGTTGATCAAAATTTTATGCCAACCcctgataatttaatatcacaaattaAAACAGAAACATTAATTGATATGAAAAGTGATACATCTCTACCAGAaataagtgaaaaaataaaaatggaaatgcAAAATTCAGATGAATTAATGCAACAACTTGAAAAACTATTTCAAGAAGATCcaaatgatgatgatttatttGATGGAGCCCTTTGTGAAGCAAATCATTCAAAAgccatagaaaaaaataaactgatatCTCATACAGAAAGCATACCAGAAATAGATAAAAGCATACAGAATATATCAATTTCACAAGAGTTAGAAACCAAGAAACCAAAGAAAAAGGGCTTGGATGAACGACTGGAATTATTGAGTGGAGTGTTGGTAAATAATATGCACTACCCTACTCAAGATCCTGGAAGTAATCAAAGTAGAAAAAGTCGGACAAGCAAATGGTTATGTGAAGAATACTTCCAGAAGGTCAAACTTTTTGAATTACTTGATCAAATTAGAGATTGTGACCGAAATAAACTTATGCGT atgAATATGAAGTACAAAGTTTTGTTAATGACTTTCTTAATAGCCATAAGATGA
- the LOC113401660 gene encoding abasic site processing protein HMCES, translating into MCGRTGLSLNKEQVRCACSYKQKDGNTYVKPDWHHEHNDGKEYIPSYNIAPSDITPVLIAGNKYEGLSKTSRVIKPMMWGIIPPWHKGDYKNHNLSTNNCRIENIKSSKLYNPILMNGGRCVIVVEGFYEWQTTVKTKIKQPYYIYAPQGDNTQVDDPETWNSEFNENDGWKGIKLLYMAGLYHVWQHDGSIVYSYSVITMESNDTFNWLHHRMPAILDSQEQIDAWLDIDNVNSEMALSYLRSVKVLSWHQVSTEVNNSRNKTSNCNKRITNKSKQKTMTSFFTKAEKRKYGEDNMMIKDCKKIKP; encoded by the exons atgtgtggTCGAACAGGATT aTCTCTAAATAAGGAGCAAGTTCGGTGTGCATGTAGCTACAAACAGAAGGATGGAAATACCTATGTTAAGCCTGATTGGCATCACGAGCATAATGACGGAAAAGAGTATATTCCCTCCTATAATATTGCTCCAAGTGATATAACACCTGTTCTAATTGCAGGCAATAAGTATGAAGGCCTATCTAAAACAAGTAGAGTTATTAAGCCAATGATGTGGGGAATTATCCCTCCATGGCAcaaa ggtgattataaaaatcataacttAAGTACAAATAACTGTCGCattgaaaacataaaaagtTCCAAACTGTACAATCCAATATTGATGAATGGAGGCAGATGTGTTATTGTGGTAGAAGGCTTTTATGAATGGCAAACAACCgtcaaaactaaaataaaacaaccttACTACATATATGCACCTCAAGGAGACAATACtcag gTGGATGATCCAGAAACTTGGAACAGTGAATTTAATGAGAATGATGGTTGGAAAGGAATTAAACTGTTATATATGGCTGGGTTATACCATGTATGGCAACATGATGGATCAATAGTCTACTCTTATTCTGTTATAACTATGGAGTCTAATGACACATTTAATTGGCTTCATCACAGAATGCCGGCTATTTTAGACTCCCAAGAACAGATAGAT GCATGGCTTGACATTGATAATGTAAATTCAGAAATGGCCCTTTCATATCTAAGATCTGTCAAAGTATTGTCCTGGCATCAAGTATCTACAGAAGTCAATAATTctagaaataaaacatcaaactGTAACAAGagaataacaaataaaagtaaacaaaaaacaatgaCTTCATTTTTCACTAAGGCTGAGAAGCGTAAATATGGAGAAGACAATATGATGATAaaagattgtaaaaaaataaaaccataa
- the LOC113401721 gene encoding uncharacterized protein LOC113401721, whose product MWKYVTRRFRDTFERSANHFDKRSSAVINPCNNLSEDKNKNSPCCFFITKKCWNSFQSENDTNSKRWNFEQLNRTWIGAITWSSALVFGWYTSQLIHLKFKKQSNDKTQCIPRNNGILEFLPIFNNVSKKSLNPLDITIPLDHSVESIPSAIQYITNEHIGENDKGASSSGSNSTGTSKTSDNDLGEVLNSIENRLGLAAIENGQPQEGLNLLRSAANRNHAPAIYNLALCYELGLGVDINEKIAMEYYRSAAALQHPGALYNLGIYYGQGRGGLSRDDVTAIRLLRLAAVQGQQDAIKALNSLKDASDIDKTPNSNLSSWTKQFSQFTKHSNIVPTHSKLFAESVDLLQTNNYHYEPMIY is encoded by the exons atGTGGAAATATGTAACTCGTCGATTCAGGGATACTTTCGAAAGAAGCGCTAATCATTTTGATAAACGTAGTTCTGCAGTGATCAATCCATGCAATAATTTATctgaagacaaaaataaaaattctccTTGCTGCttttttattaccaaaaaatGTTGGAATTCTTTTCAAAGTGAAAATGATACTAACAGCAAAAGGTGGAACTTCGAACAATTAAACCGTACTTGGATTGGTGCCATTACATGG aGCAGTGCTCTTGTATTTGGGTGGTACACAAGCCAACTAATTCACCTGAAATTTAAGAAACAGTCAAATGATAAGACACAATGTATACCAAGAAATAATGGCATCTTAGAATTTTTGCcaatttttaacaatgtttCTAAAAAAAGCCTGAATCCACTTGATATAACAATTCCATTGGATCATTCTGTTGAGTCAATACCATCTGCAATTCAATATATAACAAATGAACATATTGGAGAAAATGATAAAGGTGCAAGTAGCAGTGGAAGTAATAGTACTGGCACTTCCAAAACCTCTGATAATGACTTAGGAGAAGTCCTAAATTCTATTGAAAATAGACTCGGCTTAGCAGCTATTGAGAATGGACAACCACAAGAGGGATTAAATTTGCTGAG gtCAGCTGCAAATCGAAACCATGCACCAGCTATATATAATCTAGCTCTTTGTTATGAACTGGGTTTAGGTGTGgatataaatgagaaaata GCAATGGAATATTACCGATCTGCAGCTGCCTTACAGCACCCAGGTGCTCTTTATAATCTTGGGATATATTATGGACAAGGGCGTGGTGGTCTTTCTCGTGATGACGTAACAGCTATAAGGTTATTACGACTTGCAGCAGTACAGGGCCAGCAGGACGCCATAAAAGCATTGAATTCTCTAAAAGATGCTTCAGACATTGATAAAACGCCTAACAGTAATTTAAGCTCTTGGACTAAGCAGTTTTcacaatttacaaaacattcaaatattgtTCCAACCCATTCTAAGCTTTTCGCCGAGAGTGTAGATCTTCTACAGACCAACAACTACCACTATGAACCAatgatttactaa
- the LOC113401720 gene encoding SAFB-like transcription modulator isoform X1 has translation MSERKRLLEDLRVIDLRAELEKRNLDKSGVRGVLIQRLSKHLEEQGIDPTTFTFELTTADPKTPSKRTRRTESSLETAESEDTPAMEDMIVQDTAGDEEETEQAEGNKKIKSAKDSPKKSEVKMEVEDTEKVNRKRESKDEAEASQAKKQCIDKDIKHEEDHKTENNTDAEDSINLDIGDDELLNEETDNAGKLKKDDAAREEPAAASGDDVEQKDNASADTASSENQQVITEATATSNDTEKNEKEEKEEKDKEGENDKREKKDENKEGGARNLWVSGLSGDTRAKDLKQLCSKHGKVIGAKVVTNARTPGSRCYGYVTMASALDAENCIKNLHRTELHGRMISVEKAKSESESSSRRQPSSVRPERRSSIDRKDEIKENLETKEGVEKVVDLKPKKEGDISGAESTRSTSRTREKSHRSDKERARRSSRSRERRRSPREVLSFSKIWKERDVARARERSRAAREEERRRRAAEDALRERERRQRQEKHRLALEREKLRAEREKIEREKNELLRLERERHRLEREKLELERLELKRAQLRLEEERRKRGYENSAYRKPAASPPPEPGYERDSRHKRPPPPPMASSRGQFEAPPPPRFEMTAAYERSADKRERDRDYKRDYSRHVSSGSIKYPSNGSTTEDSRQQIRPGTRPKETGRYDSRESPTYRPSPGKPEPRSWNASSRYPDAAAPSKGSGTGGSETWSSGEARYGGAYEARYPPAYAAPPPAAPYADRYPPTARDYARKY, from the exons ATGTCGGAACGGAAACGATTATTGGAAGATCTTCGGGTAATAGATTTACGCGCTGAGTTAGAGAAGCGAAACCTAGATAAAAGCGGTGTCCGCGGTGTGCTCATACAACGTTTGTcaaag CATTTGGAAGAACAAGGTATTGATCCAACTACATTTACTTTTGAATTGACCACTGCTGATCCAAAGACACCTTCTAAAAGAACTAGACGCACCGAAAGTTCCCTTGAAACGGCTGAGTCTGAAGATACTCCTGCCATGGAAGATATGATCGTTCAAGACACCGCCGGAGACGAGGAAGAAACAGAACAAGctgaaggaaataaaaaaattaaatctgcGAAAGATTCTCCAAAGAAATCAGAAGTAAAAATGGAAGTAGAAGACACTGAGAAAGTTAATAGAAAACGGGAGAGCAAAGATGAAGCCGAAGCTTCCCAAGCTAAAAAACAATGTATTGATAAAGATATTAAACATGAGGAAGACCACAAAACGGAAAATAACACAGATGCTGAGGATAGCATTAATTTAGATATTGGAGATGACGAATTATTAAATGAAGAG ACTGATAATGctggaaaactaaaaaaag ATGACGCCGCGCGAGAGGAACCTGCGGCGGCCTCGGGCGACGACGTGGAGCAGAAGGACAACGCGTCTGCTGACACCGCATCATCAGAAAACCAACAAGTAATCACCGAAGCAACAGCCACTAG taatgaTACAGAGAAAAATGAGAAAGAAGAAAAAG aaGAGAAAGACAAGGAAGGAGAAAATGATAAAAGGGAGAAGAAAGATGAAAATAAAGAGGGTGGTGCTCGTAATCTGTGGGTTAGTGGCCTGTCAGGAGACACTAGGGCTAAAGATTTGAAGCAATTGTGTAGCAAGCATGGCAag GTTATTGGCGCCAAAGTTGTAACTAATGCCCGTACACCTGGATCTCGCTGCTATGGATATGTGACAATGGCTAGTGCTTTAGATGCCGAAAATTGTATCAAAAATTTACACAGAACAG AACTACATGGGCGTATGATATCTGTGGAGAAGGCTAAATCTGAATCAGAGTCATCTTCGCGCCGACAACCGTCTTCTGTTCGTCCAGAAAGGCGCTCAAGCATAGATCGTAAAGACGAAATCAAAGAAAATCTA gaaactaAAGAAGGGGTCGAAAAAGTGGTTGATTTAAAACCGAAGAAAGAAGGTGATATTTCTGGGGCAGAAAGTACCAGATCTACATCGCGCACTAGAGAAAAATCACATCGATCAGATAAG GAGAGAGCCAGGCGTAGCTCTAGAAGTCGTGAACGAAGGAGATCGCCCCGGGAAGTTCTTTCGTTTTCTAAAATATGG AAGGAACGCGACGTAGCACGCGCCCGCGAGCGGTCGCGCGCCGCGCGCGAGGAGGAGCGCCGGCGCCGCGCGGCCGAGGACGCGCTGCGCGAGCGAGAGCGCCGACAGCGACAGGAGAAGCACCGTCTCGCACTCGAGCGAGAGAAGCTGCGAGCAGAAAG AGAAAAAATTGAACGAGAGAAAAATGAACTGCTCAGACTAGAGCGCGAAAGGCATAGATTAGAACGCGAGAAACTGGAACTTGAAAGATTAGAATTAAAGAGAGCACAACTACG ATTAGAGGAAGAAAGACGTAAACGTGGATATGAAAATAGTGCATATCGAAAGCCAGCCGCCAGTCCGCCCCCTGAACCTGGCTATGAGCGAGACTCAAGACACAAACGGCCCCCGCCTCCGCCAATG GCGTCAAGTCGCGGACAGTTCGAAGCGCCGCCGCCGCCACGTTTCGAGATGACGGCCGCGTATGAGCGCAGTGCCGACAAGCGTGAAAGAGATCGGGATTATAAGCGAGACTACTCACGACACGTTTCTT cgGGTAGTATAAAGTATCCAAGTAATGGAAGTACTACTGAGGATTCGAGGCAGCAAATTCGACCAGGCACTAGACCTAAAGAAACAGG cCGATATGACTCGCGAGAGAGCCCCACATATCGCCCCTCGCCTGGCAAGCCAGAACCTAGAAGTTGGAATGCTTCTAGTAGATATCCAGATGCAGCGGCGCCTTCTAAAG GCAGTGGCACCGGGGGCAGCGAGACGTGGTCCAGCGGTGAGGCGCGTTACGGCGGTGCGTATGAAGCGCGCTACCCACCCGCCTACGCCGCGCCGCCTCCCGCTGCGCCTTACGCCGACCGTTACCCGCCCACCGCCAGAGACTACGCGCGCAAGTACTGA
- the LOC113401720 gene encoding SAFB-like transcription modulator isoform X2, translating to MSERKRLLEDLRVIDLRAELEKRNLDKSGVRGVLIQRLSKHLEEQGIDPTTFTFELTTADPKTPSKRTRRTESSLETAESEDTPAMEDMIVQDTAGDEEETEQAEGNKKIKSAKDSPKKSEVKMEVEDTEKVNRKRESKDEAEASQAKKQCIDKDIKHEEDHKTENNTDAEDSINLDIGDDELLNEETDNAGKLKKDDAAREEPAAASGDDVEQKDNASADTASSENQQVITEATATSNDTEKNEKEEKEKDKEGENDKREKKDENKEGGARNLWVSGLSGDTRAKDLKQLCSKHGKVIGAKVVTNARTPGSRCYGYVTMASALDAENCIKNLHRTELHGRMISVEKAKSESESSSRRQPSSVRPERRSSIDRKDEIKENLETKEGVEKVVDLKPKKEGDISGAESTRSTSRTREKSHRSDKERARRSSRSRERRRSPREVLSFSKIWKERDVARARERSRAAREEERRRRAAEDALRERERRQRQEKHRLALEREKLRAEREKIEREKNELLRLERERHRLEREKLELERLELKRAQLRLEEERRKRGYENSAYRKPAASPPPEPGYERDSRHKRPPPPPMASSRGQFEAPPPPRFEMTAAYERSADKRERDRDYKRDYSRHVSSGSIKYPSNGSTTEDSRQQIRPGTRPKETGRYDSRESPTYRPSPGKPEPRSWNASSRYPDAAAPSKGSGTGGSETWSSGEARYGGAYEARYPPAYAAPPPAAPYADRYPPTARDYARKY from the exons ATGTCGGAACGGAAACGATTATTGGAAGATCTTCGGGTAATAGATTTACGCGCTGAGTTAGAGAAGCGAAACCTAGATAAAAGCGGTGTCCGCGGTGTGCTCATACAACGTTTGTcaaag CATTTGGAAGAACAAGGTATTGATCCAACTACATTTACTTTTGAATTGACCACTGCTGATCCAAAGACACCTTCTAAAAGAACTAGACGCACCGAAAGTTCCCTTGAAACGGCTGAGTCTGAAGATACTCCTGCCATGGAAGATATGATCGTTCAAGACACCGCCGGAGACGAGGAAGAAACAGAACAAGctgaaggaaataaaaaaattaaatctgcGAAAGATTCTCCAAAGAAATCAGAAGTAAAAATGGAAGTAGAAGACACTGAGAAAGTTAATAGAAAACGGGAGAGCAAAGATGAAGCCGAAGCTTCCCAAGCTAAAAAACAATGTATTGATAAAGATATTAAACATGAGGAAGACCACAAAACGGAAAATAACACAGATGCTGAGGATAGCATTAATTTAGATATTGGAGATGACGAATTATTAAATGAAGAG ACTGATAATGctggaaaactaaaaaaag ATGACGCCGCGCGAGAGGAACCTGCGGCGGCCTCGGGCGACGACGTGGAGCAGAAGGACAACGCGTCTGCTGACACCGCATCATCAGAAAACCAACAAGTAATCACCGAAGCAACAGCCACTAG taatgaTACAGAGAAAAATGAGAAAGAAGAAAAAG AGAAAGACAAGGAAGGAGAAAATGATAAAAGGGAGAAGAAAGATGAAAATAAAGAGGGTGGTGCTCGTAATCTGTGGGTTAGTGGCCTGTCAGGAGACACTAGGGCTAAAGATTTGAAGCAATTGTGTAGCAAGCATGGCAag GTTATTGGCGCCAAAGTTGTAACTAATGCCCGTACACCTGGATCTCGCTGCTATGGATATGTGACAATGGCTAGTGCTTTAGATGCCGAAAATTGTATCAAAAATTTACACAGAACAG AACTACATGGGCGTATGATATCTGTGGAGAAGGCTAAATCTGAATCAGAGTCATCTTCGCGCCGACAACCGTCTTCTGTTCGTCCAGAAAGGCGCTCAAGCATAGATCGTAAAGACGAAATCAAAGAAAATCTA gaaactaAAGAAGGGGTCGAAAAAGTGGTTGATTTAAAACCGAAGAAAGAAGGTGATATTTCTGGGGCAGAAAGTACCAGATCTACATCGCGCACTAGAGAAAAATCACATCGATCAGATAAG GAGAGAGCCAGGCGTAGCTCTAGAAGTCGTGAACGAAGGAGATCGCCCCGGGAAGTTCTTTCGTTTTCTAAAATATGG AAGGAACGCGACGTAGCACGCGCCCGCGAGCGGTCGCGCGCCGCGCGCGAGGAGGAGCGCCGGCGCCGCGCGGCCGAGGACGCGCTGCGCGAGCGAGAGCGCCGACAGCGACAGGAGAAGCACCGTCTCGCACTCGAGCGAGAGAAGCTGCGAGCAGAAAG AGAAAAAATTGAACGAGAGAAAAATGAACTGCTCAGACTAGAGCGCGAAAGGCATAGATTAGAACGCGAGAAACTGGAACTTGAAAGATTAGAATTAAAGAGAGCACAACTACG ATTAGAGGAAGAAAGACGTAAACGTGGATATGAAAATAGTGCATATCGAAAGCCAGCCGCCAGTCCGCCCCCTGAACCTGGCTATGAGCGAGACTCAAGACACAAACGGCCCCCGCCTCCGCCAATG GCGTCAAGTCGCGGACAGTTCGAAGCGCCGCCGCCGCCACGTTTCGAGATGACGGCCGCGTATGAGCGCAGTGCCGACAAGCGTGAAAGAGATCGGGATTATAAGCGAGACTACTCACGACACGTTTCTT cgGGTAGTATAAAGTATCCAAGTAATGGAAGTACTACTGAGGATTCGAGGCAGCAAATTCGACCAGGCACTAGACCTAAAGAAACAGG cCGATATGACTCGCGAGAGAGCCCCACATATCGCCCCTCGCCTGGCAAGCCAGAACCTAGAAGTTGGAATGCTTCTAGTAGATATCCAGATGCAGCGGCGCCTTCTAAAG GCAGTGGCACCGGGGGCAGCGAGACGTGGTCCAGCGGTGAGGCGCGTTACGGCGGTGCGTATGAAGCGCGCTACCCACCCGCCTACGCCGCGCCGCCTCCCGCTGCGCCTTACGCCGACCGTTACCCGCCCACCGCCAGAGACTACGCGCGCAAGTACTGA